The Amycolatopsis endophytica genome includes the window CAAGGACCGGATGCCGGTCTTCACGGTGCCGGACGGTCATGACGAGGCGTCCTGGCTGCGTGCCGAGGTCGACCGCGGCCTGGCCTGGCGGTTCCCGGAGGGCGCGCCGGAGGGCTACCGCGAGCGGCTCGACATGGAGCTCGAGGTCATCATCGGCAAGGGCTTCCCGGCCTACTTCCTCGTCGTCGCCGACCTCATCAACTACGCCCGCAAGGTCGGCATCCGCGTCGGCCCCGGCCGTGGTTCCGCGGCGGGTTCGCTGGTCGCCTACGTCCTCGGTATCACGAACCTGGACCCGATCCCGCAGAAGCTGCTGTTCGAGCGGTTCCTCAACCCCGAGCGCGTCTCGATGCCCGACATCGACATCGACTTCGACGACCGCCGCCGCGGCGAGATGATCCGCTACGTCACCGACAAGTACGGCGCGGACAAGGTCGCCCAGGTCATCACCTTCGGCACGATCAAGACGAAGGCGGCGATCAAGGACTCGGCGCGCGTGCACTTCGGCCAGCCGGGGTACGCGATCGCGGACAAGATCTCCAAGGCGCTGCCCCCGCCGATCATGGCCAAGGACATCCCGCTGTCGGGCATCGTGGACCCGCAGCACGAGCGCTACGGCGAGGCGGCCGAGGTCCGCACGCTGGTGGAGACCGACGAAGAGGTCTCGACGATCTTCACCACCGCCCGTGGCCTGGAGGGCCTGATCCGCAACGCGGGTGTGCACGCGTGCGCGGTCATCATGTCCAGCGAGCCGCTGATGGAAGCGATCCCGTTGTGGCAGCGGGACGACGGGTCGATCATCACCGGATGGGACTACCCGTCCTGTGAGGCCATCGGCCTGTTGAAGATGGACTTCCTCGGTCTGCGCAACCTCACCGTCATCGGTGACGCGATCGACAACATCAAGGCCAACCGTGGCGTCGACATCGACCTCGACACCCTCGGCGTGGACGATCCGGAGACCTACAAACTGCTCGCCCGCGGTGACACGCTCGGCGTGTTCCAGCTGGACGGCGGGCCGATGCGTGACCTGCTGCGGCGTATGCAGCCCACGGTGTTCGACGACATCGTCGCGGTCGGCGCGCTCTACCGCCCCGGCCCGATGGGCATGAACGCGCACAACGACTACGCCGACCGGAAGAACAACCGGCAGCAGGTCAAGCCGATCCACCCGGAGCTCGAAGATCCCCTGAAGGAGATCCTGGCCGACACCTACGGCCTGATCGTCTACCAGGAACAGATCATGCACATCGGCCAGAAGGTCGCCGGCTACTCGATGGGCCGGGCCGACGTGCTGCGCCGCGCGATGGGCAAGAAGAAGAAGGAGGTCCTCGACAAGGAGTTCGAGGGCTTCCACGGTGGCATGAAGGAGAACGGGTTCTCCGACGAGGCGATCCAGGCGCTGTGGGACACGATCCTCCCGTTCGCCGGGTACGCGTTCAACAAGAGCCACGCGGCCGCCTACGGTCTGGTGTCGTACTGGACGGCGTACCTCAAGGCGAACTACACCGCGGAGTACATGGCCGCGTTGCTGACGTCGGTCGGTGACAACAAGGACAAGTCGGCGGTGTACCTGTCGGAGTGCCGCCGGCTGGGGATCAAGGTGCTGCCGCCGGACGTGAACGAGTCGGGCCAGCGGTTCGCCGCGGTCGGCAACGACATCCGCTTCGGGATGGGCGCGGTCCGCAACGTGGGCGCGAACGTGGTGGAGTCGATCATCAAGACCCGCCAGGAGAAGGGCAAGTACTCCTCGTTCACCGATTTCCTGGACAAGTCCGAGCTGGTGGCCTGCAACAAGCGGGTCATCGAATCGCTGATCAAGGCGGGCGGTTTCGACTCGCTGGGCAACACCCGTCTGTCGCTGATCCAGGTGCACGAAGACGCGGTGGATGCGGTGGTGCCGCTCAAGCGCCAGGAGGCGATGGGGCAGTTCGACCTGTTCGGCGCGTTCGGCGGGGAGGACGAGGCCGCGGAGGCCGCGCCGTCGTCGTCGCCGCTGGCGCATTTGAAGTTCGGTGAGGAGGAGTGGCCGCGCAAGCAGCTGCTCGCCTACGAGCGGGAGATGCTGGGCCTGTACGTGTCGGCGCACCCGCTGGACGGGGCCGAGCGGATCCTGCGCAAGCACGCGCCGCGCCCGATCGCGGCGATCCTGGACAACCCGCCCAAGGAGGGCGAGCTGATCGTGTCCGGGTTGATCACGTCGCTGGAGCGGCGGGTCAACAAGAAGGGCGAGCCCTGGGCGATTTGTACCGTGGAGGACATGGACGCTTCCCTGGAGGTGTTGTTCTTCCCCAAGTCCTATGCCATGTTCCAGGCTGATTTGATCGAGGACAACGCTGTGCTGGTCAAGGGCAGGGTCAACTGGCGCGAAGACAAGATGTCCGTCTTCGGCGGCGGCCTGGTACCGCTGGATCTCTCCGAAATCGGCAACGGCGAGGACGAGCCGCCGCTGGTGTTGAAGTGCACGGCGGAGCGCCTGGACAAGAGCGTGGTCGGCGAGCTGAAATCGACGCTGCTCGCCCACCGCGGCGACACCCCGGTGCGCCTGAAGCTGGTCGGCACCAAGCGCGAAACGACGTTCGCCCTCTACGACTACCCGGTCAAGGTCAGCTCCATGCTGATGGGTGAACTCAAAGGCATCCCCGGCATCACCGCCGGCACCTAACTCCCACCCGCGCCCGGAACGTGGAACTACGCTCCGGACGCCGAGTCCCCTCACGCATCGCGCTCCGCGCGGCGCGCCTCCCGGCACACACCCGCCACCCGGCAACGAAAGCCCCCGCCTCCCGAACCACATCCCTCCCGCAACGCCGGGGCGCGCCAGCGCCCACGGCCCAGGGCGTAGCGAAGCGAAGCCCGGCGCCCTCAGCCGCGCGCAGCGCAAACACCCGCGTAGCGAGAACCCCCGCGAGCGTGGAACTCGCGCGCGGGAACGCAGAACTCGCGTGCAAGCCGAGCGCAACAAGCCCTCACCGGAGAGCATGAACAAGTGACACGGGCGTGGCGCGGTGGGTCGTGTCGGGTATGGCCTCACCGTCGGCGTCAGGATCACCGACGCGCGTGCCCGGCGAGCACGCGCGTCGAACGATCAACTACTCAGTGCGACAACTACTGCTCCATACGAGTGAGAGTTTTGCGCAGGAGCTGGATCTACGCAGAGCGACCGGGTAAACCTTGTCTTGCCTTCACGGCGCGGTATCAGCTACGGACAGTGGCGATGCGGAGCGGGTTCCGGGGATGGGGACCGTGCTCCGGGCTCTCGAGAACGGACACTCAGGGTCACTCTCGCGCTGGTGTCGTCGGCGTCCGCGGGGGATCGTGCGGCGGCAGGGAGGCACCACGCGGTGGGCCCGGACGAGGGGGAGCCGGGCCCATCCGCCGTATGTGCTGGGATGGGGCGGGCAGCAGCCGAGTGGGAGGGGATGCGGCATGTCCGTGGCGCCGTCGGACCGCCGGTACCGGGTCTGGTACCGGCCGATGCTCTCACGCGACCGTGATGAGCGGCATCGCGTGGCGACGCCGCTGGAGTTGTTGTTCGACCTGTGTTTCGTCGTCGCAGTGGGGCAGGCGGCGTCCGAACTGCACCACCAGCTGGCGGAGAACCACGTCGGCCACGGTGTGCTGAGTTTCCTGCTGGTGTTCTTCGCGATCTGGTGGGGCTGGGTCAACTTCACCTGGTTCGCGTCCGCGTTCGACACCGACGACGGCCCGTACCGCCTGCTCACGCTGGTGCAGATCGGCGGCGCGCTGGTGGTCGCCGCGGGCATCGGCAAGGCGTTCCACGACGATTTCACCGTCATCGTGATCGGCTACGTGCTGATGCGGCTGGCGATGGTCGCGCAGTGGCTGCGTGCCGCGGTCACGGCACCGGAGCACCGGCCGACGGCGCGGCGCTACGCGCTCGGCATCACGGTCGTCCAGGTGTGCTGGATCGCGTGGCTCGCGCTGCCGGAATCGTGGTTCCTGGTGGGTTTCCTCGTGCTCGCGGTGGCCGAGATCGCGGTGCCGGTCTGGGCCGAGGTGCCGACGCCGACGAACTGGCACCGGCACCACATCGCCGAGCGGTACGGGTTGTTCACGCTGATCGTGCTCGGCGAGACGGTGCTCGGCGCCACCACCGCGGTCAAGGAGGCGATCGACTCCGGGCACGACGTGCTGAACCTGGTCTTCGTCGCGGCGGCGGGCCTGGTGCTC containing:
- the dnaE gene encoding DNA polymerase III subunit alpha, with protein sequence MSNDSFVHLHVHTEYSMLDGAAKIAPLFAEAARLEMPAVGMTDHGNMYGADEFYQQSRKAGLKPIIGIEAYIAPESRFHKKPVFWGQASQRGSDEFGEGGDVSGGGAYTHMTMLAENATGLRNLFKLSSLASTQGYYRKPRMDREIIAENAEGIIATTGCPSGEVQTRLRLGQKAEAIQAASDYKDIFGADNFFLELMDHGLPIERSVREGLLEIGKLLGLKPLATNDSHYVTKDQADSHSALLCVQSGKTLNDPNRFKFDGNGYYLKSAAEMREYWDTEVPGAADSTLLIAERVESYEDVYTHKDRMPVFTVPDGHDEASWLRAEVDRGLAWRFPEGAPEGYRERLDMELEVIIGKGFPAYFLVVADLINYARKVGIRVGPGRGSAAGSLVAYVLGITNLDPIPQKLLFERFLNPERVSMPDIDIDFDDRRRGEMIRYVTDKYGADKVAQVITFGTIKTKAAIKDSARVHFGQPGYAIADKISKALPPPIMAKDIPLSGIVDPQHERYGEAAEVRTLVETDEEVSTIFTTARGLEGLIRNAGVHACAVIMSSEPLMEAIPLWQRDDGSIITGWDYPSCEAIGLLKMDFLGLRNLTVIGDAIDNIKANRGVDIDLDTLGVDDPETYKLLARGDTLGVFQLDGGPMRDLLRRMQPTVFDDIVAVGALYRPGPMGMNAHNDYADRKNNRQQVKPIHPELEDPLKEILADTYGLIVYQEQIMHIGQKVAGYSMGRADVLRRAMGKKKKEVLDKEFEGFHGGMKENGFSDEAIQALWDTILPFAGYAFNKSHAAAYGLVSYWTAYLKANYTAEYMAALLTSVGDNKDKSAVYLSECRRLGIKVLPPDVNESGQRFAAVGNDIRFGMGAVRNVGANVVESIIKTRQEKGKYSSFTDFLDKSELVACNKRVIESLIKAGGFDSLGNTRLSLIQVHEDAVDAVVPLKRQEAMGQFDLFGAFGGEDEAAEAAPSSSPLAHLKFGEEEWPRKQLLAYEREMLGLYVSAHPLDGAERILRKHAPRPIAAILDNPPKEGELIVSGLITSLERRVNKKGEPWAICTVEDMDASLEVLFFPKSYAMFQADLIEDNAVLVKGRVNWREDKMSVFGGGLVPLDLSEIGNGEDEPPLVLKCTAERLDKSVVGELKSTLLAHRGDTPVRLKLVGTKRETTFALYDYPVKVSSMLMGELKGIPGITAGT
- a CDS encoding low temperature requirement protein A; this encodes MSVAPSDRRYRVWYRPMLSRDRDERHRVATPLELLFDLCFVVAVGQAASELHHQLAENHVGHGVLSFLLVFFAIWWGWVNFTWFASAFDTDDGPYRLLTLVQIGGALVVAAGIGKAFHDDFTVIVIGYVLMRLAMVAQWLRAAVTAPEHRPTARRYALGITVVQVCWIAWLALPESWFLVGFLVLAVAEIAVPVWAEVPTPTNWHRHHIAERYGLFTLIVLGETVLGATTAVKEAIDSGHDVLNLVFVAAAGLVLVFAMWWLYFDQPGHERLAQFRYGYVWGFGHYLIFTSAAAVGVGIEVAIDHEIHAGHAPDLVAALATTLPVAVFLLSVWLLHVGPRNECRPIAVGFPLAALLVLASSFTPVPVYVTALLAAALVATTVIAGHGEPVSD